The sequence below is a genomic window from bacterium.
AAACTTAAACCTTCAATTCAAAATTCAAAATTTAGAATTCAAAATTTCTTAAAAGGTGGATGAATTTTTAACAGATAAACACAACCCTATCTATTTTTGCACTAAGTAATGGAAGATACTATAAATCATCGGGGATATCCATATTTGACCAAACATGCTGGATGTCCTCATTTTCTTCCAGTGCCTCAATAAGCCTTAAAACCTGCTTTGCTCCCTCTTTATCTATTTTTATATAGCTGGAAGGAACCATTTCTATCTCAGCATATTTTATATGAGCACCCCTATTTTTAATCTCTTCCTTTGCCTTTTCAAAAATTTCTACCCCTGTATAGACCTCATATTCGCTATCCTCTGTTTTTATGTCCTCACAACCCAAGGAAAGGCCTAGCTCAAAAAGTAAATCCTCAGAGATGCTTGATTTTTCTATTTGCAGAACACCCAATTTTTTAAACATCCAGGAGACACAGCCTGCTTCACCCATATTTCCTCCCCCTTTTGATAAGATATGCCTTATCTCTGATGATGTCCTCTTTTTATTGTCGGTAATCCCTTCAATTAAAAGGGCAATGCCAGAAGGTCCATAGCATTCATAGGTTATCTCGGAAACCTCACCCCCCTCAATTTCGCCACATCCCCTGGCGATCGCCTTCTTTATGTTCTCCCCTGGCATATTTGCCTCTTTTGCCTTTTGGATTGCCAATCTTAACCTTGCATTTCCCTCAGGCTCCTTTCCTCCTGTTTTAGCAGCAAGCATAATCTCCCTATTAAGCTTTGAGAAAAGCTTCCCCTTTGCTGCATCAAGGACACCCTTCTTATGCTTTATTCCCGCCCACTTTGAATGTCCAGACATTTATTTACCAGAGGCAATATCTGCTGCCTGTAGTAGTCTCCTCTGTTGAATCAACAATTATCGTGCCTTCTCTTAGATTTGTTACTACTCCGCCTCCCATATTTACACCAGTGGCACCATTCGGATAATACCTCCATCCACCGTGCTGTCCATCATTATTAGAAAGGGGATTTCCATCAATTTCCACTGTATCTTCCTGGTTATTGCTTAAGCCCCTTCTTAATAAAGCAAAGGGCAAAGTAGGGGGTGGTATGTTATCTGCATCCCGAAGATACTCAGGAATAAGGAGCTGGGAAAATTCCTCAGGGTCTAAAGCATCGTTATCAATAATCGTATCGCCATCTGCAGGACTAGAAAAAACCCCATCCCCATCTAAATCCTGTCCGGGATATGCCTCAAAGTCTGAATAAAAGCTTGCAATTGCTATTCTTATGTTTTCTAGGTTTTGCTGGCTAGTTTTTTCTCTTGCCTTATCTAACATCCTTCCTGTACTGGGAAGAAGAACGGCAAGCAATATTCCCACAATAGTTACCACAATCATAAGCTCAATCAGGGTCATTCCCCTTTTCATCTTAATCATCACCTCCTTTAGTTTCTAAGCTCAACCGAAACATTATATGTCCCTATCTTTTCTCTCCCTTCCTCTAGGGTTGGCATTCTTATTCCCAATGATACCCTTATTGCCTCTAATGATCCTGGTCTATAGTCATTTGGATTGGGAATATTGAAAAGGGAGGCAAACCATTCATTATTTTCTAGGATTCTATTCCCACTTACATCATATCCATATTCTACACTTAAATTCTCTACATCGGGAAGAACCCTCTCATTATTCCTATAGAGCCAGCTTCTATTCTCATTGTCAACCCCAATATGATAGCATATGGCAGGAACAACTGTGGGGATATTAGCTATATTATACTCCTCTCTTAAAGGGTCTAGAAGATTAACCCTCCATCCTAAATCGGCGGGTTGAATAGTAGTAATCCGATGACCCTGGGGAGGCCTAGTAAGGCCTGAATGGATAATCAAAGCATTATCCTCTTTAAAATCATCGTCATTGTGTAGGGCAGTGCCTGTATCAATATCAAGGCGATTAATTATGATAAACTCGCTTCCTGTCCCTGCATTAGCGGCTAATCTTGCAAAGTATCCTCCCCCTCCCTCTTGTTCTTCATCCCCTTCGATTGAGGATATGGCTCCATATGAGTCCTCGCTGATTATCCCATCATCATAACCATTGTCGGTAAAATCCCTTAGTATCTCCCAGGCATCTGCCAAAAAGAGGCGATCTGTATCTGTCCCATCAAAGGAGGC
It includes:
- a CDS encoding YebC/PmpR family DNA-binding transcriptional regulator, which produces MSGHSKWAGIKHKKGVLDAAKGKLFSKLNREIMLAAKTGGKEPEGNARLRLAIQKAKEANMPGENIKKAIARGCGEIEGGEVSEITYECYGPSGIALLIEGITDNKKRTSSEIRHILSKGGGNMGEAGCVSWMFKKLGVLQIEKSSISEDLLFELGLSLGCEDIKTEDSEYEVYTGVEIFEKAKEEIKNRGAHIKYAEIEMVPSSYIKIDKEGAKQVLRLIEALEENEDIQHVWSNMDIPDDL
- a CDS encoding type II secretion system protein, which translates into the protein MIKMKRGMTLIELMIVVTIVGILLAVLLPSTGRMLDKAREKTSQQNLENIRIAIASFYSDFEAYPGQDLDGDGVFSSPADGDTIIDNDALDPEEFSQLLIPEYLRDADNIPPPTLPFALLRRGLSNNQEDTVEIDGNPLSNNDGQHGGWRYYPNGATGVNMGGGVVTNLREGTIIVDSTEETTTGSRYCLW
- a CDS encoding prepilin-type N-terminal cleavage/methylation domain-containing protein, whose product is MKKIQNFKKGFTLVEIMISLAILAGVIAGLSYMYGSMVSLSSSERRKAELNTDIGISLNLLERDIMMAGFGTSDKARVASFDGTDTDRLFLADAWEILRDFTDNGYDDGIISEDSYGAISSIEGDEEQEGGGGYFARLAANAGTGSEFIIINRLDIDTGTALHNDDDFKEDNALIIHSGLTRPPQGHRITTIQPADLGWRVNLLDPLREEYNIANIPTVVPAICYHIGVDNENRSWLYRNNERVLPDVENLSVEYGYDVSGNRILENNEWFASLFNIPNPNDYRPGSLEAIRVSLGIRMPTLEEGREKIGTYNVSVELRN